From the Lycorma delicatula isolate Av1 chromosome 4, ASM4794821v1, whole genome shotgun sequence genome, the window GTGCACACTGAACAgtgaatatttctcatttaatacaTCTTCATAAGCATAATGGGTATATACAGACAATGaaagattagtattttattagatttccagGTACACTGGTTCCTAATCGATATGGCGTAAGAACACTAATCGAAGACTTTGGGGAGATTGGATCAGTAAAGAAATATGAGTGAAGTGGTAGACCATAAGTACTCGATGAAGACGTATCGACTACTATGTGATGTAGTCTTAACAAATCCGTGCAAAAGTTAGCTTAACAGAAAAACAGCTGCAACAAGGCAATTTGTAATAAGCTCAGTCTTGTCCCATATAAAGCGATTCAAAGGTTATTGGCCAGAGACTGTGCAAAGAGAATTCAATACTGggaatggtttcaacagtttctagtGGATGTTTGTGAGCTGCCAACtatttaagcacaaatttaatttatactaccatttaaatatgaattcaattctctgtgaaaagaaactctaagaaattaactttgttttgagaaagctgatactttgctaaaaaatagtagcatttcaatatattctactaattttcagatttatatcatgcaatagtcatatttctattgaataatcattttattataattacagattataatttaatacacatgaaaaaaagattccaatcaatgagtactgaaaaaccctagagaaatggcataaaaccacattaaaaaattCCAAGGAACCCTCAGAAAACTCATAAATACCACGCTAAAAACTATACAAGAAGTACAGATTTTGGAATAGTAGGCTCATGGCTGTTACCAAAGACCAATAGGAATGGTATTAATAAGTACAATATTTCTTACGTTTATTGATTTTATGGATTTTTCACAGCAATAATGCAACATCCTGTCTGTTGGgagataaacaaacaattttttctagctgtgccacatttacagtatcataagagacacaatgaagtagtttctctgaggacaataatgttctttataaaactggtttctgtgaaaagattataaatttacttgcaagaatatatcagctgcatttcagtaggtttgttatGTGATGAGAAACAGCATATTTTGACACTATAAAGATAGAAACAAGAAACCTCATATAAAATCTCACTCGGAATGgttattctttatcaaaagccACGAGTTTTCGTAGCTTTTGGAGTGACGTGTGACTTCTCAATCCTACAaatactgttttatcatttcacatacactttggtatcactttttttaagcttttaatcaaaataactaattattagatattatttagaatgctaaatattaggtaaaccatcaaatagtaaatgaaaatatcttacttgtctagatgttgtcAGTTTATCATCTATCATAGCAACAGGAGCAATCAAATGTACTGTtcgctctgtttcatgcttgatttcttgtttaatactggaagataatggatcttcatcaaaaaatgaactatcagtttgtgcatccatactctgcagcaaaatataaagtaataataataataatttattatctttatataattaacatctattaataatatatctatttttcttacaattataaaataaattgattttcatagaaataactcatCTGTGTGAGTACATCTACAATAATATTCAACTGGAATTTGCAGtatataatcacacatgatagtGCAAGAAAAGGGAAATATTGGAGGCATTGGcattaaattaatagatcaatagaaaaatgtttgcacAATCTAAATTGTTTGGTAAAAGATACAGGTTGCTGGTGCAAATATAAAGAAGcacatcaaccttgtttggaaacaaaaattgcAGTGACATAGAATAAGGATTATTGAAACCTATAACAAAGTTTCTTGTAACTGAACATGCTTCATAAAGGCAAGGATAGCTTTGTactcttttaaacatttatataaacaatgttaaatatgggtataaaattaattagtcacctttgtttaaggcatgaggcatctgctcactgtattttatttgttacgtattgtTGTACAAAATTTATCTACCATAGAATGTTAGATGCAATTtgttaaacaaagctatttaaCCCCCTATACTCCACTAATAAAggttttttacactataaatgaaaatatctcttGTTAGACATGAATGCTC encodes:
- the LOC142322776 gene encoding uncharacterized protein LOC142322776; translated protein: MDAQTNDSVLEENPLSLPIKKEDMHETGQQEYLFVHLAKTDDDKLTIFKQSMDAQTDSSFFDEDPLSSSIKQEIKHETERTVHLIAPVAMIDDKLTTSRQVRYFHLLFDGLPNI